From the genome of Roseofilum capinflatum BLCC-M114, one region includes:
- a CDS encoding polysaccharide biosynthesis/export family protein, whose product MFILLYNFQFLIFCGYIVFALFLDIRLASAQFHADDSQNSARSISVSPFTSIPREYYLGAGDTINVDILGVPELSGRYDILSDGSISLPLIGRIVIEGFTIPEAITEITVRYRLVMKNPVISLRVAFPRPINVGVIGEVNRPGTYTIRLTPGVGANPSAQYPTVSQAIKLAEGITQAANLREIEVHRYHRSGQIEKISLNLWDFLHKGKLNQDIILQDGDTIIIPTLTEVDLVEARSLALTSFSPATDVPRSIAVIGEVNRPGPYVLVGGNTTTQLRTLGLPTVTRAIQLAGGIKPKANIREIKIRRLTRSGTEQYITVNLWALLDEGDLKQDTILQDGDTVIVPTATELRSSEAIALGNVNFAPETIQVYVVGEVRGERASRIEVPPDTTLNQALLAFGSFGYDNVRVRRGSVKLLRLNPNGTVSSRSIVVNLNQGLNEETNPQLRNNDIIVVDRNLLTKISDGLQLLVRPVAQGSSVLNFIGLLDNLFNIINQEN is encoded by the coding sequence ATGTTCATTTTACTTTATAATTTTCAATTCTTAATTTTTTGTGGATACATTGTCTTCGCGCTCTTTTTGGATATACGGTTGGCTTCAGCACAGTTCCATGCTGATGATTCACAAAATAGCGCTCGTTCAATATCAGTATCTCCATTTACTTCAATTCCTAGGGAATATTACTTAGGGGCTGGAGATACTATTAATGTAGATATTTTAGGGGTTCCTGAACTCAGTGGAAGATATGATATTCTCTCAGATGGTTCCATTAGCCTCCCTTTGATTGGTCGCATTGTAATTGAAGGTTTTACCATCCCAGAAGCAATCACTGAAATCACGGTACGCTATCGTCTGGTCATGAAGAATCCCGTAATTTCTCTGAGGGTTGCCTTTCCTCGTCCCATTAATGTTGGTGTAATAGGAGAAGTGAATCGTCCAGGGACTTATACTATCCGCTTAACACCTGGAGTAGGGGCCAACCCTTCTGCTCAATATCCTACAGTCAGTCAAGCCATTAAACTGGCTGAAGGTATAACTCAAGCAGCGAATTTACGCGAGATCGAAGTTCATAGATATCATAGATCTGGCCAAATTGAAAAGATAAGCTTAAACTTATGGGATTTTTTACATAAGGGTAAACTGAATCAAGACATAATCTTACAAGATGGAGATACTATTATCATACCAACTCTCACAGAAGTTGATTTGGTTGAAGCGAGATCTCTGGCTTTAACCAGTTTTTCTCCAGCGACAGATGTACCCCGTAGTATTGCTGTCATAGGAGAAGTGAATCGTCCAGGGCCTTATGTTTTGGTTGGAGGAAATACAACTACCCAACTGCGAACATTAGGTTTGCCAACGGTAACACGAGCAATTCAGTTAGCAGGGGGAATTAAGCCTAAAGCCAATATCCGTGAAATTAAAATTCGTCGATTGACCCGTTCGGGGACTGAGCAATATATTACAGTTAATCTTTGGGCCCTCTTGGATGAAGGTGATTTGAAGCAAGATACTATTTTGCAAGATGGTGATACAGTAATTGTACCTACTGCTACTGAACTCCGTTCATCAGAGGCGATCGCATTGGGTAATGTTAATTTTGCCCCTGAGACAATTCAAGTTTATGTGGTTGGAGAAGTTAGAGGGGAAAGAGCAAGTCGCATTGAAGTGCCTCCAGATACTACATTAAATCAGGCCTTGTTAGCATTTGGCAGTTTTGGATATGACAATGTGAGAGTAAGAAGAGGTTCTGTTAAGCTTCTTCGACTGAATCCCAATGGAACCGTATCAAGTCGCTCGATAGTAGTTAATTTAAACCAAGGTCTGAATGAAGAAACCAACCCTCAACTGAGAAATAACGATATCATAGTAGTGGATCGTAATTTACTAACCAAAATTTCAGATGGTTTACAGTTATTAGTGAGACCTGTTGCACAAGGTTCATCCGTCTTGAACTTTATTGGACTCTTAGATAACTTATTTAATATCATTAACCAGGAGAATTAG
- a CDS encoding GumC family protein, with translation MDIEQQFHNRPSQQNGQSIESALKAGLDQSQDVNEEEFDATWLFAVLRRRVLTMAGVAFALSVLAGGMIVSKSRNITLEYQGSFRLLVEPPTAQEVLARQFILAQGSNPDVQRASVQSHFLDYETQLRVLRSPLILEPIVEDLKQKYPDMNYYKLTSKLTLEQSKYLVDGKQQGTKIIVVSYKDKNIEKIQYVLDNIAQSFVNYSLQQRLNSLQNSLKFIDEQIPNLQQRVDALQDKMQEVRGESNFINPSKNANTLEILAIKIEEQRVAIETQLAQTYALYKASEKQLLEGNPISVLAQDTNINERLLHRIAENDANLAEALSHFRDDSAPVAILKSQKQELLNEAQRIVEGRILPKIVIDIEKLEGQRQELLLAEQELNQKIKDFALNTRRYNDIERELEIATDVLKEFLSKRKALEIDAAEQQAPWEIIHPPAINLNASGQPRSVTETKTKRELALAVVLSSLMGVAVGFLIEVLHTVFHSPDEVKNSTKSPLLSSIPFVKSLNKSSKKRIKILSKVQDLNGFTEWVQPEYSASFLEAFRSLYTNINLLNSKKRPIHSLVISSATVGEGKSTIALQLAQTAAAIGKRVLLVDADLRHPQLHVYLGLDNQRGLSDSVTNYLSLNEVIQQSVLEENLFFLSAGQFTPDPIKLLSSQKMQYLMGQFQGFFDLVIYDTPPLVGLADAHIVAAHADGLVLVVGLEKTDRSMVNQAVDELGISGATVLGVVTNQLKKGGSSKSSHVKRGYVSPRMGLVSESHEVK, from the coding sequence ATGGACATTGAACAGCAATTTCATAATCGTCCCTCTCAACAAAATGGTCAATCCATTGAAAGTGCTTTGAAAGCTGGCTTAGATCAAAGCCAGGATGTTAATGAAGAAGAATTTGATGCCACCTGGCTATTTGCTGTTTTGCGTCGTCGAGTGTTAACTATGGCAGGAGTCGCATTTGCTTTGTCTGTTCTAGCTGGTGGCATGATTGTGTCTAAATCTCGCAACATTACACTTGAATATCAAGGATCATTTCGACTATTGGTAGAGCCCCCAACTGCTCAAGAAGTTCTAGCTCGGCAGTTTATTTTAGCACAAGGTAGTAATCCAGATGTTCAACGAGCTAGTGTTCAGAGCCATTTTTTAGATTATGAAACTCAATTACGGGTGCTACGGAGTCCTTTGATTCTTGAACCAATTGTTGAGGATCTGAAACAAAAGTATCCAGATATGAACTACTATAAATTAACGAGTAAATTAACTCTTGAACAAAGTAAATATTTGGTTGACGGAAAGCAACAAGGTACTAAAATAATTGTTGTTTCTTACAAAGACAAAAATATTGAGAAAATACAATATGTACTAGATAACATTGCACAATCATTTGTGAACTATAGTCTTCAACAACGTCTAAATAGCTTACAAAATTCTTTAAAGTTTATTGATGAACAGATTCCTAATCTTCAACAACGAGTAGATGCCCTACAAGATAAAATGCAAGAAGTAAGAGGGGAATCTAATTTTATTAATCCTTCAAAGAATGCTAACACTCTAGAAATTTTAGCTATTAAAATTGAAGAACAACGGGTGGCAATAGAGACACAGCTTGCTCAAACTTACGCTTTATATAAAGCTAGTGAAAAACAATTGTTGGAAGGTAATCCTATATCTGTCTTAGCTCAAGATACAAATATAAACGAAAGACTACTCCATCGAATTGCAGAAAATGATGCTAATTTAGCAGAAGCCTTGTCCCACTTTCGTGACGATAGTGCGCCAGTAGCAATCCTAAAAAGTCAAAAACAAGAGTTGTTAAATGAAGCTCAAAGAATTGTTGAAGGAAGAATTTTACCCAAAATAGTAATAGATATTGAAAAACTGGAAGGTCAACGTCAAGAGCTGTTACTTGCAGAGCAAGAACTCAATCAAAAAATAAAGGATTTTGCTTTGAATACACGACGTTATAATGATATTGAGCGGGAACTAGAAATTGCAACTGACGTTCTGAAAGAATTTCTTTCTAAGCGTAAAGCTTTGGAAATTGATGCAGCAGAACAGCAAGCTCCTTGGGAAATCATTCATCCTCCAGCGATTAATCTAAATGCTAGTGGACAACCTCGTTCAGTGACTGAGACAAAAACCAAGAGAGAGTTAGCTTTGGCTGTGGTATTAAGTTCATTAATGGGGGTTGCTGTTGGTTTTTTGATTGAAGTGCTTCATACGGTGTTTCATAGTCCGGATGAGGTCAAGAATAGTACGAAATCACCTCTATTAAGTTCGATTCCATTTGTTAAGTCTCTTAACAAATCGAGTAAAAAAAGAATTAAAATTTTAAGTAAAGTCCAAGATTTAAATGGGTTTACTGAATGGGTACAACCGGAGTATAGTGCATCATTCTTAGAGGCTTTCCGGTCTTTGTATACTAATATCAATTTATTAAATTCAAAGAAGCGGCCTATTCATTCATTAGTGATTAGTTCTGCTACTGTAGGAGAAGGAAAATCGACGATCGCTCTACAGTTAGCTCAAACCGCAGCAGCTATTGGAAAAAGAGTCTTGCTGGTAGATGCTGATTTGCGCCACCCTCAGCTTCATGTCTATCTTGGCTTAGATAACCAGCGAGGGCTGAGTGATAGTGTAACTAATTACTTAAGTTTGAATGAAGTGATTCAACAGTCGGTTTTAGAAGAAAATTTATTTTTCTTGAGTGCAGGACAGTTTACGCCCGATCCCATTAAGCTCCTTTCTTCTCAGAAAATGCAATATTTAATGGGGCAGTTTCAAGGCTTTTTCGATCTAGTTATCTACGATACTCCTCCCTTGGTGGGTTTGGCGGATGCCCATATTGTTGCCGCTCATGCTGATGGATTAGTTTTGGTGGTTGGTTTAGAAAAAACTGACCGTTCAATGGTCAATCAGGCAGTGGATGAACTGGGGATTTCTGGAGCAACTGTATTAGGTGTGGTTACTAATCAACTCAAAAAAGGAGGGAGTTCTAAGAGCAGTCATGTTAAGAGGGGCTACGTTTCCCCTAGAATGGGCTTAGTCTCTGAGAGCCATGAGGTCAAATAA
- a CDS encoding DUF4114 domain-containing protein — protein sequence MNSTVKAIALGTATTVAGLFSLTTAASAFTFSGPAPTINSDTTGFYEQFAEFFQEERVKLEGADLHEFNPSDLFLKYDHEVTVHFINEGALFRNQLSYEATGTTNREGLVFDDISSAEAVGNWGGDALDLGDWVSLGTVTAGSNLDFALRADGYCRDNQTTCNYLGYDATYYTDSSLNPTSRATGEGLQQVVSYVLDKRYIIMGWEDINGNWADNDFNDVLFVVDIGEGNARNLVDVPEPSSILGLLALGAVGGLVTRRRNA from the coding sequence ATGAACAGCACAGTTAAGGCGATCGCACTCGGAACAGCAACCACAGTTGCAGGACTCTTTTCCCTAACCACAGCCGCTTCCGCATTCACCTTCAGCGGCCCAGCACCCACCATCAACAGTGACACCACTGGCTTCTACGAGCAATTTGCAGAGTTTTTCCAAGAAGAAAGAGTGAAATTAGAGGGAGCAGATCTTCACGAATTCAATCCAAGTGACCTGTTCTTGAAGTATGACCATGAAGTAACAGTACACTTCATCAACGAAGGTGCGCTATTCAGAAACCAACTATCCTATGAAGCGACAGGCACCACCAACAGAGAAGGACTGGTTTTTGACGACATTTCCTCAGCCGAAGCAGTGGGGAACTGGGGGGGTGATGCTCTGGACTTAGGAGATTGGGTTAGCTTAGGAACTGTTACTGCCGGAAGTAACCTAGACTTTGCCCTTAGAGCTGATGGCTATTGCCGGGATAACCAAACGACATGCAATTATCTCGGTTACGATGCAACTTACTACACTGATAGTAGCTTGAATCCTACAAGTCGTGCCACTGGGGAAGGCCTGCAACAGGTAGTCTCCTATGTTCTAGATAAACGCTACATTATCATGGGATGGGAAGATATCAACGGTAACTGGGCTGATAATGACTTCAATGATGTCCTGTTCGTAGTTGATATCGGTGAAGGTAACGCTAGAAACCTTGTCGATGTTCCTGAACCCTCTTCTATCCTTGGTTTATTAGCACTCGGTGCTGTAGGTGGATTGGTTACCCGTCGCCGCAATGCATAG
- a CDS encoding glycosyltransferase family 2 protein — MNACQLPEVLDVPKPDISVVVPIYNEVESLPLLVEAIAKSLTSTQYTYELICVDDGSTDGSTELLTQLAQKTPHLKGLILRRNYGQTPAMAAGFKYAQGHVVITLDADLQNDPADIPLLLETLEQGYDLVSGWRKNRQDHAITRLLPSKIANWIIGRVTGVKLHDYGCSLKAYRAELVADMNLYGELHRFLPALAFIEGARITEIPVRHYSRQYGKSKYGLGRTFRVLMDLLTVWFMKKFLTRPMHIFGSMGLLSMFLGFLLGIYLTILKFGFGEDIGGRPLLILGVVLLLTGIQLFCFGLLGELLMRVYHESQDRPIYRVRAIVGQS, encoded by the coding sequence ATGAACGCCTGCCAACTGCCTGAAGTCCTTGATGTCCCTAAACCGGATATTTCTGTTGTGGTTCCGATTTACAATGAAGTTGAAAGCTTGCCTTTACTGGTCGAGGCGATCGCCAAAAGCCTCACATCCACCCAATATACCTACGAACTGATCTGTGTTGATGATGGCTCAACCGATGGCTCCACAGAACTCCTAACCCAACTCGCCCAGAAAACGCCCCATCTCAAAGGCCTAATCTTACGCCGCAATTATGGCCAAACTCCAGCCATGGCCGCTGGATTCAAATATGCCCAAGGTCATGTTGTCATTACCCTTGATGCCGATCTCCAAAATGACCCAGCCGATATTCCCCTACTCTTAGAAACCCTCGAACAAGGCTACGATCTCGTCAGTGGTTGGCGGAAAAATCGCCAAGATCATGCTATAACTCGGCTCTTACCCTCCAAAATTGCTAACTGGATCATCGGCAGAGTCACTGGGGTAAAACTCCATGACTATGGTTGCTCCCTGAAAGCCTATCGTGCTGAACTGGTAGCAGATATGAACCTTTATGGGGAACTCCACCGCTTTTTACCCGCTCTAGCTTTTATTGAAGGAGCCAGAATTACTGAAATACCAGTACGCCATTATTCTCGACAGTATGGTAAGAGTAAGTATGGTCTGGGACGCACCTTCCGAGTGCTAATGGATTTGCTCACGGTTTGGTTTATGAAGAAATTCCTCACCCGGCCGATGCATATCTTCGGCTCTATGGGCTTGCTGTCCATGTTTCTGGGATTTCTGTTGGGGATTTATCTGACTATCTTGAAGTTTGGTTTTGGCGAAGATATCGGCGGCCGTCCCCTACTCATTTTGGGGGTTGTCCTGCTTCTGACTGGAATACAGCTCTTTTGTTTTGGCCTGCTGGGAGAATTACTGATGCGAGTCTACCATGAATCTCAAGACCGCCCCATCTATAGAGTGCGGGCGATCGTCGGCCAATCCTGA
- a CDS encoding lysylphosphatidylglycerol synthase transmembrane domain-containing protein, with translation MKSFAQGLLFSLKPYLRWFIVGVALFFLVKVFKDHWQEVLAVRVSGWGWMSLTIALLITIIAHIWSGWIWGWILAEFNQRVKAVWSIQTYLITNIGKYLPGNVWHFYGRIRAAQSVGVPGAIAILSTLMEPLLMAASALILAAGASPQSRGLLQGVILATVLIGVHPRILNPILTFLSKKKIKRELADKDQPSAQLKRYPLKPLLGEMGFLLIRGLGFLFALRALSAIEMAQVPQLLSAFSFAWLLGLVIPGAPGGLGVFEATAIALLDGVYPSAIILSGVALYRVISVLAEAIGALLAWLYQSLNSGHFLKVD, from the coding sequence GTGAAAAGTTTCGCTCAGGGTCTACTCTTCAGCTTAAAACCTTACCTACGATGGTTTATTGTTGGGGTGGCATTGTTTTTCCTGGTCAAGGTATTCAAAGACCATTGGCAGGAGGTGCTGGCCGTCCGCGTCAGTGGTTGGGGATGGATGTCTTTGACGATCGCCCTCCTGATTACAATTATCGCTCATATTTGGTCAGGTTGGATCTGGGGCTGGATTTTAGCTGAGTTTAACCAACGAGTTAAAGCCGTTTGGAGCATTCAAACCTATCTGATCACCAATATTGGTAAATATTTGCCCGGTAATGTCTGGCATTTTTATGGTCGCATTCGAGCCGCTCAAAGTGTGGGGGTTCCAGGGGCGATCGCCATCCTCAGCACCCTCATGGAACCCCTCCTAATGGCAGCATCCGCCTTGATATTAGCCGCAGGTGCAAGTCCCCAAAGTCGAGGACTACTGCAAGGGGTCATTTTAGCCACTGTCTTGATAGGGGTTCACCCCCGCATCTTAAACCCCATCCTCACTTTTCTCTCGAAAAAGAAAATAAAAAGGGAACTAGCAGACAAGGATCAACCCTCAGCGCAGTTAAAACGCTATCCCTTAAAACCCCTACTCGGTGAAATGGGATTTCTGTTGATTCGCGGACTGGGATTTTTGTTTGCTCTAAGAGCATTATCTGCCATAGAAATGGCTCAAGTGCCCCAACTCTTAAGTGCTTTTAGCTTTGCCTGGTTACTCGGCTTAGTTATTCCGGGCGCACCCGGAGGTCTGGGAGTCTTTGAAGCCACGGCGATCGCCCTCTTGGATGGAGTCTATCCATCGGCTATTATCCTCAGTGGAGTGGCTTTATATCGGGTGATTAGTGTATTAGCCGAGGCGATCGGCGCTCTACTTGCCTGGCTTTATCAATCCTTGAATTCGGGTCATTTCCTCAAAGTTGATTGA
- a CDS encoding sulfotransferase domain-containing protein — MISRAMQLIKTLITDPSSYQDLSRRVRDEKLIEKFVSDPEFPFFVSFPRTGSHWMRLMMELYFERPSLVRAFYYKDSQDFMSYHTHDLDLDVYRKNVIYLYRDPVPTIYSQLNFYQENTNDKEKIEYWSNLYGKHLGKWLIDETVSEKKTILRYERLKASIEDEFSKVTDHFGKSLDKEKLNQIKDRVSKEEVKKKTYHDPRVIARDNNYELSREDFTRLHSDWVYECVLKQNSGLANYLEV; from the coding sequence ATGATAAGTCGGGCAATGCAGTTAATAAAAACTCTGATTACCGATCCTAGTTCTTATCAAGATTTATCGAGACGAGTTAGGGACGAAAAGTTAATAGAGAAATTTGTTAGCGATCCAGAGTTTCCTTTTTTCGTTAGTTTTCCTAGAACAGGTAGCCATTGGATGCGCTTGATGATGGAGTTATATTTTGAGCGCCCTTCTCTAGTCAGAGCATTTTATTATAAAGATAGCCAAGATTTCATGAGTTATCATACCCATGATCTCGATCTAGATGTCTATCGTAAAAATGTTATCTATCTGTACCGAGATCCCGTGCCTACAATTTATTCACAGTTGAATTTTTATCAAGAAAATACAAATGACAAAGAAAAAATAGAATATTGGTCTAATCTGTATGGAAAGCATTTGGGTAAATGGCTGATTGATGAGACAGTCAGTGAAAAGAAAACAATTCTTCGCTATGAAAGATTAAAAGCAAGTATTGAAGATGAATTTTCTAAAGTTACGGATCATTTTGGAAAATCTTTAGATAAAGAAAAATTGAATCAGATTAAAGATCGAGTTTCTAAAGAAGAAGTCAAGAAAAAAACATATCACGATCCACGAGTGATCGCCCGTGACAATAATTATGAATTGTCACGAGAGGATTTTACTCGTCTACACTCTGATTGGGTGTATGAGTGTGTCTTAAAACAGAACTCTGGATTAGCTAATTATTTAGAGGTGTGA
- a CDS encoding glycosyltransferase family 2 protein: MNCKTIAVLLTCHNRKDKTLQSLHSLLSQDLSSDFSLVVYLVDDGSTDGTSEAIAQTYPQVKILQGDGNLFWNGGMRKAFAAALGVGHDYYLWLNDDTILYPHSLSTLLNTHQQLSDRQQPRSIIAGSTQDPDTQEWTYGGYRQLGWWYPPFKCSPVKPTDTPQACDLVCGNITLIPQEVTTVVGNLDPALTHYAGDWDYSLRAKQKDCSIWITSGYLGSCARNPKPNPENTPVLKKALKNIEQPKGLSLESVTLQPWEEWKLLMQRHGGILWPIFWILPYRKLFLSVLFKQN, translated from the coding sequence ATGAATTGTAAAACTATTGCTGTCTTACTGACTTGCCACAATCGGAAAGACAAAACCTTACAGAGCCTACACTCGCTTTTGAGCCAAGATTTATCCTCTGATTTTTCTCTAGTCGTCTATTTAGTAGACGATGGGAGTACAGATGGCACGTCAGAGGCGATCGCCCAAACTTATCCTCAAGTGAAGATCCTGCAAGGGGATGGTAACCTGTTTTGGAACGGCGGAATGCGGAAAGCCTTTGCAGCCGCTCTAGGTGTGGGCCATGATTATTATCTATGGCTCAATGATGATACAATCCTGTACCCCCATAGTCTTAGCACACTTTTGAACACTCATCAGCAACTAAGCGATCGCCAACAACCTCGCTCTATCATTGCCGGCTCAACCCAAGATCCAGATACTCAAGAATGGACTTATGGAGGCTATCGGCAACTGGGATGGTGGTATCCTCCCTTTAAGTGTTCTCCCGTTAAACCGACGGATACACCCCAAGCCTGTGATCTCGTCTGTGGTAACATTACGCTTATCCCTCAAGAAGTTACTACCGTTGTTGGCAACCTAGATCCAGCTCTAACTCATTATGCCGGAGATTGGGACTACAGTTTGCGGGCCAAACAAAAGGACTGTAGCATTTGGATTACTTCTGGGTATTTAGGAAGTTGCGCCAGAAATCCTAAACCGAATCCAGAAAACACTCCGGTTCTCAAGAAAGCATTAAAAAATATTGAGCAACCCAAAGGTTTATCCTTAGAAAGTGTTACCCTACAACCGTGGGAAGAGTGGAAACTTCTGATGCAACGGCATGGAGGAATTCTCTGGCCCATTTTTTGGATACTTCCCTATCGAAAACTCTTTTTGTCAGTGCTATTTAAACAAAATTAG
- a CDS encoding glycosyltransferase family 4 protein — protein MENTRIAWLVPAVRRGAYWQPVLSHFTKIYPHTKFYTGQTWPGFNPEAPGANVITVIGKYRFQETQTIESGYNRGIIIVSPTVILPLLKFKPNVVFASSFSIWTVLAILFKSIGKWKLILIYDGSSSNVDFRDDPLRLKVRKCIIKFVDRVIANSRQGKDYLVEFVGVPLEKIINRPYLVPDTQTLLEQQATIEPASVELKRPIFLCVGLLVPRKGVKKLLQACSVLQKKGYSNYSLVLVGDGEQREELESFVKENHLEEQVTWTGWLKYGELGPYFRSADVFIFPTLEDIWGVVLLEAMAFGKAIIASKWAGSSEMVIEGENGYVIDPYEPEKFAEAMMRLIDDPELIQKMGEKSQELMAEHNAEKAGLFLASQVEKVLGK, from the coding sequence ATGGAGAATACTCGGATTGCATGGCTAGTTCCCGCAGTTAGGAGAGGAGCCTATTGGCAACCTGTATTAAGTCACTTTACTAAAATTTATCCCCACACCAAATTTTATACAGGTCAAACCTGGCCCGGATTTAACCCAGAAGCACCAGGTGCAAACGTAATTACAGTCATCGGCAAGTATCGATTTCAGGAAACTCAAACCATTGAATCAGGTTATAACCGAGGAATAATCATTGTTTCTCCGACGGTAATCTTGCCCTTGCTCAAATTCAAACCTAATGTAGTATTTGCCAGTAGCTTTTCGATTTGGACAGTATTAGCAATTCTTTTCAAATCCATCGGAAAATGGAAATTAATCCTTATCTATGATGGTAGCTCATCTAATGTAGACTTTCGCGACGATCCTTTACGACTAAAAGTTCGTAAATGTATTATTAAGTTTGTTGATCGCGTAATTGCTAACTCTCGTCAGGGAAAAGACTATTTAGTTGAATTTGTAGGAGTACCTCTAGAAAAAATCATCAATCGTCCCTACTTGGTTCCAGATACCCAAACGCTCTTAGAACAACAAGCTACGATTGAACCCGCATCAGTAGAACTCAAAAGACCGATTTTCTTATGTGTAGGTCTACTTGTCCCCCGTAAAGGAGTCAAAAAGTTATTACAAGCTTGCAGTGTTTTGCAAAAAAAAGGTTATTCTAACTATAGCTTAGTCTTAGTGGGGGATGGGGAACAGCGAGAGGAATTAGAATCCTTTGTCAAAGAAAATCACTTGGAAGAACAAGTTACTTGGACAGGCTGGTTAAAATATGGTGAACTTGGCCCCTATTTTCGATCGGCAGATGTTTTTATTTTTCCAACATTAGAAGATATTTGGGGTGTGGTTCTCTTAGAAGCAATGGCCTTTGGCAAAGCAATTATTGCTTCAAAATGGGCGGGTTCATCTGAAATGGTTATAGAAGGAGAAAATGGCTATGTTATCGATCCCTATGAACCGGAAAAATTTGCTGAAGCCATGATGAGACTAATTGATGATCCAGAGTTGATCCAAAAGATGGGAGAAAAATCCCAGGAATTAATGGCCGAGCATAATGCAGAAAAAGCAGGCTTGTTTTTAGCCAGTCAAGTAGAGAAAGTGCTGGGAAAATAA
- a CDS encoding glycosyltransferase family 4 protein: MKILLSAFACEPGQGSEEGVGWNAAVESAKHDQVWVITRKFCQPSIEAELERNPIPNLQFCYVEPFDWKENFKGRQGGLQLHYYLWQLLAYQEARRLHEEVQLDVVRHVTYVKFWSPSLVCLLPVPFIWGPIGGGEAAPKPFWRDFSLKAKLYETARDIAQKIGERDPFTRLTAKRSAIALVTTEDTAQRVKNMPVSQIELYSEAGLSQAEMTRLASLGQPPTSPIRFISLGRLLHWKGYHLSVRAFAQANLPDAEYWLLGDGPDREKLEALAESLGIGNRVKFWGKRPRDESLEKLGQSHVLVHPSLHDSGGWTCLEGMAAGRPIICLALGGPNTQVTAETGIKVPALNPDQAVTGIAEAMKQLAQNPELREKLGQAGQKRVREVYDWEIKGQFFAQLYRRVAKQESPLLNSN, from the coding sequence ATGAAAATTCTCTTATCAGCATTTGCTTGCGAACCCGGACAAGGCTCCGAAGAAGGAGTCGGTTGGAATGCGGCAGTTGAGTCTGCCAAACACGATCAAGTGTGGGTAATTACCCGAAAGTTTTGCCAACCTTCCATTGAAGCCGAATTAGAGCGTAATCCCATTCCTAATTTACAGTTTTGCTATGTGGAACCCTTCGACTGGAAAGAAAATTTTAAGGGCAGACAAGGGGGGCTGCAACTCCATTATTATCTGTGGCAACTTTTAGCTTATCAAGAAGCTCGCCGATTGCATGAGGAAGTGCAGTTAGATGTGGTGCGCCATGTGACTTATGTTAAGTTTTGGTCGCCGAGTTTAGTCTGTCTATTACCTGTGCCCTTTATTTGGGGCCCCATAGGGGGCGGAGAAGCAGCTCCTAAACCGTTTTGGCGCGATTTTAGCTTGAAAGCCAAATTATATGAAACGGCGCGGGATATTGCCCAAAAAATCGGGGAAAGAGACCCGTTTACGCGGCTGACAGCGAAACGGAGTGCGATCGCCCTCGTCACTACGGAAGATACGGCCCAACGAGTCAAAAATATGCCCGTTTCCCAGATAGAACTCTATTCAGAAGCCGGTCTTTCCCAAGCCGAAATGACCCGGTTAGCCTCCCTAGGACAACCGCCGACCTCTCCCATCCGCTTTATCAGTTTAGGGCGCTTATTACACTGGAAAGGGTATCATTTATCTGTCCGTGCCTTTGCCCAGGCCAATTTACCCGATGCCGAATATTGGCTGTTGGGAGATGGGCCAGACCGGGAAAAACTGGAGGCCTTAGCCGAGAGTTTGGGAATAGGAAACCGGGTCAAGTTCTGGGGCAAACGTCCCCGCGATGAAAGCCTAGAAAAACTAGGACAATCCCATGTTCTGGTGCATCCGAGTTTACATGATTCTGGGGGATGGACTTGTCTGGAAGGCATGGCTGCGGGTCGGCCGATTATCTGTTTAGCTCTGGGAGGGCCGAATACTCAGGTTACGGCGGAAACCGGCATTAAAGTACCAGCCCTGAATCCGGATCAAGCCGTCACTGGGATAGCTGAGGCCATGAAACAATTGGCCCAAAACCCCGAACTCAGAGAAAAATTAGGACAAGCTGGACAAAAACGGGTGCGTGAAGTCTACGATTGGGAGATTAAGGGGCAATTTTTTGCCCAACTCTATAGAAGGGTTGCTAAACAAGAATCACCGTTATTGAATTCAAATTAA